The Desulfobacterales bacterium genome contains a region encoding:
- a CDS encoding dual specificity protein phosphatase family protein, giving the protein MSTQPLKIDLTRKVPFDQAYWVVPDLLMAGYFPGSALIQDPHPQLSALLECGIRHFINLMRTDETQWYSKPIKPYEAQTQALARKMGVEVSFDRMPIKDMGVPNRIDMARILDGIDQKIENGKPVYIHCLGGVGRTGTVVGCYLARHGYASGQKVIQLIQQLRQNTATHNRSSPESNPQIDLVLSWVQGE; this is encoded by the coding sequence ATGTCAACGCAACCCTTAAAAATCGATTTAACCAGAAAGGTGCCCTTTGATCAGGCTTACTGGGTCGTACCGGATCTGCTCATGGCCGGTTACTTTCCCGGATCAGCGCTGATCCAGGACCCCCATCCGCAATTAAGCGCATTGCTGGAATGCGGCATACGCCATTTCATAAATCTGATGCGGACCGATGAGACCCAATGGTACAGTAAGCCCATTAAGCCTTATGAAGCCCAGACACAGGCACTTGCCCGAAAAATGGGGGTTGAGGTCAGCTTTGATCGCATGCCAATAAAAGATATGGGGGTTCCCAACCGCATCGACATGGCACGCATTCTGGACGGCATCGATCAAAAAATTGAAAACGGCAAACCTGTTTACATCCATTGTCTGGGAGGTGTTGGCCGCACCGGCACGGTTGTTGGGTGTTATCTCGCCCGGCATGGATATGCTTCCGGACAAAAAGTGATACAACTGATTCAACAGCTTAGGCAGAACACAGCTACACACAACCGATCCTCTCCTGAATCCAATCCGCAAATCGATCTGGTGCTTTCATGGGTGCAAGGAGAATGA
- a CDS encoding MFS transporter, with the protein MNRQPANDRQSAEFKTGGIIVLSVCHFIHDVYSSFLSPLLPLLIEKLSMSLTQAGFLSSIMQIPALMNPYIGILADRISVRYFIILAPALTAVPMSLIGLAPSYGILLILLFITGISVSLFHVPSPVMISRLAGSKKGRGMSFYMTGGELARAVGPLVAVGMVSIAGLEGFYPIMVFGLAASTWLYFNFREVPISIDKNRKISLLQTWHELRFILKPLTAILIARGFMHASLAAFLPTFIKLETGDLWLAGAALTIFEISGVGGVFAAGSLSDRFGRRRILLISLLGAPISLLVFAWIGGWIRFLTLAVIGFTLLSTTPVMLALVQEHAKSSPSAANGFFMMVSFMARSAIVVVVGFIADLIGLRATYFISAIMGLAAIPFVLKLPKRKSAG; encoded by the coding sequence ATGAACCGCCAACCGGCAAATGATCGTCAATCAGCAGAATTTAAAACCGGGGGCATCATTGTGCTTTCGGTATGCCATTTCATTCACGATGTCTATTCCAGTTTTCTGTCCCCGCTTCTGCCGCTTCTGATCGAAAAACTGTCCATGTCTTTGACACAGGCCGGTTTCCTTTCATCGATCATGCAGATACCAGCTCTGATGAATCCCTATATCGGGATTTTGGCCGATAGAATCAGCGTTCGCTATTTTATCATTCTCGCGCCCGCATTGACCGCTGTTCCGATGAGTCTGATCGGCCTGGCACCCAGTTATGGCATCTTGCTGATATTATTATTTATAACCGGTATTAGCGTTTCGCTTTTTCATGTGCCTTCCCCGGTGATGATCTCACGTTTAGCCGGTTCCAAAAAAGGCCGTGGAATGAGTTTCTATATGACCGGTGGTGAACTTGCCAGAGCCGTCGGACCCCTGGTGGCGGTGGGGATGGTTTCTATTGCCGGGCTCGAAGGCTTCTATCCCATTATGGTCTTCGGTCTGGCAGCTTCGACCTGGCTATATTTTAATTTTCGGGAAGTACCGATTAGCATTGATAAAAATCGCAAAATTTCCCTACTGCAAACCTGGCACGAGCTGCGGTTCATTTTGAAGCCGTTGACAGCGATTCTCATCGCCCGAGGATTCATGCATGCGTCTTTAGCAGCATTTTTGCCAACCTTTATTAAACTGGAAACCGGTGATCTCTGGCTTGCCGGCGCTGCACTGACGATATTTGAAATCAGCGGCGTTGGCGGCGTTTTTGCGGCCGGTTCTCTGAGCGACCGTTTTGGCCGCCGCCGGATTCTGCTCATTTCATTGTTGGGCGCGCCGATCAGTTTGCTTGTCTTCGCCTGGATTGGCGGTTGGATCCGGTTTTTGACCTTAGCCGTTATCGGATTTACCCTCTTGTCGACAACTCCGGTAATGCTGGCCCTGGTACAGGAACATGCCAAAAGCAGTCCATCTGCTGCCAATGGATTCTTCATGATGGTCTCCTTCATGGCCCGTTCGGCAATCGTGGTCGTCGTCGGCTTCATCGCGGACTTAATCGGCCTGCGCGCCACCTATTTCATCAGCGCTATCATGGGGCTTGCAGCAATACCGTTTGTTCTCAAGCTGCCAAAACGAAAATCCGCAGGATAA
- the nudC gene encoding NAD(+) diphosphatase, producing the protein MAFIPDFKTPSKEAANALWFIYDQGKLLVKVRNDSCSIPETSDLKKTQTTVIHKQYLGTLDDRPCYAAEIADSNPEETNLEPRDLRALFSVLDENLIWIAGRANQLVNWNQTHRYCGSCGKQTEFKSDERAKICLHCGLTNYPRLSPAVIVAVVNGDQILLGRNKRFKLPFYSVLAGFVEPGETLEQCVEREIREEVGLRVKNIRYFGSQPWPFPNSLMVAFTADYDGGNIRVDGSEIVDAAWFKRDNLPRIPPKISIARQLIEWFVKYH; encoded by the coding sequence ATGGCCTTTATTCCTGACTTTAAAACCCCTTCAAAAGAGGCAGCCAATGCCCTGTGGTTTATTTACGATCAGGGTAAACTGTTGGTCAAAGTCAGAAACGATAGCTGCTCCATCCCTGAAACATCAGATTTAAAAAAAACTCAAACCACTGTGATCCACAAACAATATCTTGGCACTCTGGATGACCGCCCCTGCTATGCTGCCGAAATAGCCGATAGCAATCCTGAAGAGACGAATCTGGAGCCCAGAGATTTGCGGGCACTGTTCAGCGTATTGGATGAGAATCTGATCTGGATCGCCGGGCGAGCAAACCAACTGGTGAACTGGAACCAAACCCATCGATATTGTGGCAGCTGTGGTAAACAGACCGAATTTAAGTCAGACGAGCGCGCTAAAATTTGTTTGCACTGCGGGCTAACCAATTACCCCCGCCTATCGCCGGCTGTTATTGTGGCCGTTGTAAACGGGGATCAAATCCTGCTGGGGCGCAACAAACGCTTTAAACTGCCGTTTTACAGTGTTTTGGCCGGTTTTGTGGAGCCGGGTGAGACGCTGGAGCAATGTGTCGAAAGAGAGATACGTGAAGAAGTGGGTTTAAGGGTCAAAAATATCCGCTACTTTGGCAGCCAGCCATGGCCGTTTCCGAACTCATTGATGGTTGCCTTTACGGCCGATTACGACGGCGGTAATATTCGTGTTGACGGATCTGAAATCGTCGATGCGGCCTGGTTTAAAAGAGACAACTTACCGCGAATTCCCCCCAAGATAAGTATCGCCAGGCAGCTCATTGAATGGTTTGTTAAATATCATTAA
- a CDS encoding cytoplasmic protein yields the protein MAEDQQQPTELKLDRNNLYKEETFSDLKVGMIKRMTPVKSDGTVDKTRKSVFVAHTSLMTPGGPLPLQAVIQAKDLQQAIKKFPEAMTAAMDRLAEEAKKYQEQQQQDNRIEKPDSRIIVPGR from the coding sequence ATGGCAGAAGACCAACAGCAACCGACCGAATTAAAACTGGATCGCAATAATCTTTACAAAGAGGAAACCTTTTCAGATTTGAAGGTGGGGATGATTAAGCGCATGACACCGGTAAAGTCAGATGGCACGGTGGACAAAACCCGCAAATCGGTTTTTGTCGCCCATACATCGTTGATGACCCCCGGCGGGCCGCTGCCCTTGCAGGCCGTCATTCAAGCCAAAGATCTGCAACAGGCGATTAAAAAATTTCCGGAGGCCATGACAGCTGCCATGGATCGACTGGCTGAAGAGGCCAAAAAATATCAAGAACAGCAGCAGCAAGACAATCGTATTGAAAAACCGGATTCTCGCATCATTGTACCCGGCAGATAA
- a CDS encoding molybdopterin-dependent oxidoreductase — MRINSKKLTRRNFMTLTGGGLVSIGLPGLFIKLSLNENRAWAATLRPDGRSRIPPGQHAVKALKPMGGAPGSGQMSDATLKISGQVENPQRIRFQNLRGLNPITQICDVHCVTGWTLLDSKWTGIRVTEIMKRVNVKKSARFVIFEGHAGYTSNIPISEAVKENVILAYQFSGKPLPKEHGAPLRALVPDLYFYKSVKWLEGIRFSEEDEPGFYESRGYSNTADPWKEERFD; from the coding sequence ATGCGTATCAACTCAAAGAAATTAACGCGACGGAATTTTATGACCCTGACCGGCGGCGGTCTGGTATCCATTGGGCTGCCGGGACTATTTATTAAACTCAGCCTTAATGAAAACCGGGCATGGGCCGCCACCCTCAGACCAGATGGACGATCCCGCATCCCACCGGGCCAACATGCGGTCAAAGCGCTGAAACCCATGGGGGGGGCGCCAGGATCCGGTCAAATGAGCGACGCAACGCTGAAAATCAGTGGTCAGGTCGAAAACCCCCAACGCATCCGGTTTCAGAATCTGAGGGGTTTAAATCCGATCACCCAGATCTGTGATGTGCATTGTGTGACCGGTTGGACCCTGCTGGATTCAAAATGGACCGGTATTCGGGTTACAGAAATAATGAAACGTGTTAACGTCAAAAAAAGCGCCCGATTTGTCATTTTCGAGGGGCATGCCGGGTACACGAGCAATATTCCCATCAGCGAGGCGGTCAAGGAAAATGTTATTTTGGCATATCAATTTTCCGGAAAACCGCTGCCCAAAGAACATGGTGCGCCTTTGCGAGCTTTGGTGCCGGATCTGTATTTTTACAAAAGTGTGAAGTGGCTCGAGGGCATCCGTTTTAGCGAAGAGGATGAACCTGGATTTTATGAAAGCAGGGGGTACTCTAACACGGCGGATCCATGGAAAGAAGAACGCTTCGACTGA
- a CDS encoding ferredoxin — protein MARKVVIDADECIGCESCVELCAEVFAFNEEEEKAEVILPEGGPEDCIEEAMETCPTDCITWEDSD, from the coding sequence ATGGCCAGAAAAGTTGTGATCGACGCCGATGAATGTATCGGCTGTGAGAGCTGTGTTGAGCTTTGCGCAGAAGTTTTTGCGTTTAACGAAGAAGAAGAAAAAGCAGAAGTGATCTTGCCTGAGGGCGGACCCGAAGACTGTATTGAAGAAGCGATGGAGACGTGTCCGACGGATTGCATTACATGGGAAGATTCCGACTAA
- a CDS encoding MTH938/NDUFAF3 family protein has product MIDQYATGSHMTVNGTTYHQDLKIIRGEVIGNWWRQQGHRLAADDIGDILTAGPKILVIGTGYAGNMAVPDAVRQTLESQQIKVIAQTTAEATATFNRLVGEGQDVAGAFHLTC; this is encoded by the coding sequence ATGATTGATCAATATGCCACCGGCAGTCACATGACGGTAAACGGGACGACATACCACCAGGATCTAAAAATAATTCGCGGTGAAGTTATCGGTAATTGGTGGCGGCAGCAAGGCCACCGTCTGGCCGCTGATGATATTGGTGATATTTTGACTGCCGGACCAAAAATTTTGGTTATTGGCACGGGATACGCCGGAAATATGGCAGTGCCGGATGCCGTTCGCCAGACGCTTGAGAGCCAACAGATCAAAGTCATCGCCCAAACAACTGCCGAAGCCACCGCTACGTTTAATCGCCTGGTGGGTGAGGGGCAGGATGTGGCGGGAGCCTTCCACCTCACATGTTGA
- a CDS encoding efflux RND transporter periplasmic adaptor subunit, which translates to MHIISLKNAALIDTCRRSGIFAITILAFLLQSMIFGCQSGETDETIQPARPVTYLTLAKRTPVSQSLVAGSVESWKRETLGFDVNGRLRFVKDRGTNVQGPATDDAGNILQAGTLVAELESPRFKVAVSKAAADIRDIEAEVFRAKRDFERQRNIFEKGAGAKSFLDKAEADFKAARARLEAAQANLAQTKIDLADTLLFAPFSGQVARLHAIRGGYVERGEPVATIQMMDPIKVEVAVSPEVEQNLNYNDLVLVYGGPGEAPLHGWVHNKAPTADTATRTFMVTLLVRNRLVEIGIPEEVDPQDIIRTNALYSLESEKADGQPPFFASEDTLYKDKDGFFVWKADGVTINDLGGTFNPVFTVSKVRVKPGERFIRAFGLFSFRELVDIGSLNPETDLGVANAPSDLQEGQSVVWVRKNWLLRPGQVVGVDLQQGRLNTGFYVPVLSVMKEGAGYHVFAVESVDETHQRAVRVAVKTGQNIGTLIEIIPEAADRLSDGMKVIVDGAAYLREGDPVNAFVEVEVKL; encoded by the coding sequence ATGCACATCATCTCTCTAAAAAATGCCGCCTTAATCGATACCTGCCGTCGAAGCGGCATCTTCGCAATAACAATTCTTGCCTTTTTGCTGCAAAGCATGATTTTTGGCTGCCAGTCGGGTGAAACTGATGAAACTATTCAACCGGCGCGGCCGGTCACCTACCTGACGCTTGCCAAGCGCACGCCCGTCAGTCAATCCCTGGTGGCCGGGTCCGTTGAGTCCTGGAAAAGAGAAACCCTCGGGTTTGATGTCAACGGGCGGCTGCGATTTGTGAAAGATCGCGGCACCAATGTCCAGGGGCCCGCAACCGATGATGCCGGTAATATACTGCAAGCGGGAACACTGGTGGCCGAGTTGGAAAGCCCCCGCTTTAAAGTGGCCGTCAGCAAAGCGGCGGCGGACATCCGCGATATCGAAGCTGAAGTTTTTCGCGCTAAACGCGATTTTGAGCGCCAGCGCAATATTTTTGAGAAAGGTGCCGGAGCCAAGAGCTTCTTGGACAAAGCCGAGGCCGATTTTAAAGCGGCCAGAGCCAGACTGGAGGCGGCTCAGGCCAATCTGGCACAAACCAAGATCGATTTGGCCGATACGCTGCTGTTTGCGCCTTTCAGTGGGCAGGTTGCCAGGTTGCATGCGATTCGAGGCGGCTATGTGGAACGGGGCGAACCGGTGGCCACCATTCAGATGATGGACCCGATCAAGGTCGAAGTTGCCGTCTCACCGGAAGTGGAACAAAATCTGAATTACAACGATTTGGTTCTGGTTTATGGGGGTCCCGGCGAAGCGCCCCTTCATGGTTGGGTCCACAACAAAGCGCCCACCGCAGACACCGCCACGCGCACATTTATGGTGACATTGCTGGTCCGCAACCGCCTGGTGGAAATCGGGATACCCGAGGAGGTGGATCCGCAAGACATTATTCGCACTAACGCACTGTACAGTCTGGAATCTGAGAAAGCCGACGGCCAACCGCCGTTTTTTGCCAGTGAAGACACGCTCTACAAAGATAAGGACGGGTTTTTCGTCTGGAAGGCCGATGGAGTGACCATTAATGATTTGGGGGGTACATTCAACCCGGTGTTCACGGTAAGCAAAGTCAGGGTAAAGCCGGGCGAACGCTTTATCAGGGCTTTCGGGCTGTTTTCCTTCCGTGAACTGGTGGATATCGGCTCCCTAAATCCAGAAACCGATCTGGGCGTGGCGAATGCGCCGTCCGATCTGCAGGAGGGTCAATCTGTGGTGTGGGTGCGTAAAAACTGGCTGTTGCGCCCCGGTCAAGTCGTCGGGGTCGACCTTCAACAGGGCCGGCTGAACACCGGGTTTTACGTGCCGGTTCTATCGGTTATGAAAGAAGGCGCCGGATATCATGTGTTTGCGGTCGAATCCGTGGATGAAACCCACCAGCGGGCAGTAAGGGTGGCGGTCAAAACCGGTCAAAACATCGGCACGCTGATTGAAATTATACCGGAGGCAGCGGACAGGTTGTCGGACGGTATGAAAGTTATCGTGGACGGAGCCGCTTACCTGCGGGAGGGTGACCCAGTCAATGCCTTTGTCGAAGTCGAGGTCAAGCTATGA
- a CDS encoding sodium:proton antiporter gives MFAVSRIEQENNNEISNTEYPNKMKLFNILAILMTLSAGFSYINHRFIKLPTTIGVMAISLLASLVLIGLSSLGIQLEEDARFLLNNIDFDETLLHGMLSFLLFAGALHINLSDLFQQKYIISTLATIGVIGSTFIIGLASWWVLGWLGINLPFIYCLLFGALISPTDPIAVMGILKKAGVPASLEVKITGESLFNDGVAVVVFLVILEIATGTGGVTPASVAGLFIKEAVGGLIFGLLIGGIAYWMLKSVENYQVEILITLALVTGGFALADSLHLSGPIAIVVAGLLIGNHGRMLAMSEEVRDHLDKFWELVDEILNAVLFVMIGLEVLILTFNQSYLLAGIILIPLLLGVRFICVGIPVVILKHFRTFSPHVIKIMTWGGLRGGISVALALSLPAGPNREAILAVTYIIVVFSIIVQGLTIGKLVKNRRGLSNED, from the coding sequence ATGTTTGCCGTATCGAGGATCGAACAGGAAAACAATAACGAAATTTCCAACACCGAATACCCCAATAAAATGAAACTATTTAACATTTTGGCCATTTTGATGACCCTCTCAGCAGGGTTCAGCTATATCAACCATCGGTTTATCAAGTTGCCGACCACTATCGGTGTAATGGCAATTTCTTTGCTGGCCTCGCTCGTACTGATCGGTCTGAGTTCCCTGGGAATTCAGCTTGAAGAAGATGCCCGTTTCTTGTTGAACAACATCGATTTTGATGAAACCTTACTGCACGGCATGCTCAGTTTCCTGCTGTTTGCCGGAGCCCTGCATATTAACCTTTCAGACCTGTTCCAGCAAAAATATATTATCAGCACACTGGCCACCATCGGTGTTATCGGGTCCACATTTATCATCGGCCTGGCCAGCTGGTGGGTGCTGGGCTGGCTGGGTATAAATTTGCCGTTCATCTATTGCCTTTTGTTTGGTGCCTTAATTTCGCCGACAGATCCTATAGCTGTTATGGGCATTTTAAAAAAAGCGGGTGTACCCGCGAGCCTCGAAGTTAAAATTACCGGTGAATCGCTGTTTAACGATGGCGTTGCGGTGGTGGTGTTTCTGGTCATATTGGAAATTGCCACCGGAACAGGGGGCGTGACCCCAGCTTCGGTGGCTGGGCTGTTCATAAAAGAAGCCGTTGGTGGACTGATCTTCGGCCTGCTCATCGGTGGCATTGCCTATTGGATGCTGAAAAGCGTGGAAAATTACCAGGTCGAGATACTGATTACACTGGCTCTGGTTACCGGTGGATTTGCGCTGGCTGACAGCTTGCACCTTTCCGGACCGATTGCCATTGTGGTGGCAGGGCTGCTGATCGGTAATCATGGTCGCATGCTGGCGATGTCAGAAGAGGTGCGCGACCATCTGGACAAATTCTGGGAACTGGTAGATGAAATCCTGAATGCCGTCCTGTTCGTCATGATCGGACTGGAAGTTTTGATTTTAACTTTCAACCAATCCTATCTTTTGGCAGGCATTATTCTGATTCCGCTATTGTTGGGTGTTCGCTTTATCTGTGTCGGTATACCGGTGGTGATTCTCAAACACTTCCGAACCTTCAGCCCACATGTGATCAAAATCATGACCTGGGGGGGACTGCGTGGGGGTATATCGGTGGCGCTGGCCCTGTCTCTGCCGGCAGGACCGAACCGTGAGGCCATCCTAGCGGTGACCTACATCATCGTGGTTTTTTCCATCATCGTGCAGGGCTTGACCATCGGCAAACTGGTAAAAAATAGAAGAGGACTGAGTAACGAGGACTGA
- the murB gene encoding UDP-N-acetylmuramate dehydrogenase, with the protein MDVLKIADQLATLEAVEVKTDELLAPYTSYKIGGPTAVWVAPGTESAIGEVLSLVHTHDIPLFVMGLGSNLLVSDKGWTGVTLYLGANISGWHFDGPVARVQAGTLLLDLIRHAVDGGLGGMELMAGIPGSVGGALRMNAGAFGQEIEQTTLNVNGFLPDGSPFAAERQDIHFGYRQVSDLEGVVLTSGQFRFMPSDAAILKQRMDDILAMRAKKQPLDFPSCGSVFKRPPGYYAGALIEEAGLKGERIGGAMISPKHAGFILNTDDARATDVLGLIRKIEEKVWQRFGVKLEREVKLIGTFDD; encoded by the coding sequence ATGGATGTTTTAAAAATAGCAGACCAATTGGCCACGCTGGAAGCCGTCGAGGTCAAAACCGATGAATTACTGGCACCATACACCAGTTACAAGATCGGTGGGCCGACTGCGGTGTGGGTGGCCCCCGGTACCGAATCAGCCATCGGGGAGGTGCTGTCGCTGGTGCACACTCATGATATCCCGCTGTTTGTCATGGGTCTTGGCTCAAATTTACTGGTTTCGGATAAAGGCTGGACGGGGGTTACACTGTATCTGGGCGCCAATATCAGTGGCTGGCACTTCGATGGCCCGGTTGCACGGGTCCAAGCGGGAACCCTCCTGTTGGACCTCATCCGGCATGCCGTTGATGGCGGCCTTGGCGGCATGGAACTCATGGCGGGGATCCCCGGCAGTGTAGGCGGAGCGCTGCGCATGAATGCTGGTGCATTCGGGCAGGAAATAGAGCAAACAACGCTCAATGTCAATGGCTTCCTGCCAGACGGCTCGCCATTTGCGGCTGAGCGCCAGGATATTCATTTCGGTTATCGCCAGGTGTCTGATCTGGAAGGCGTGGTGCTGACATCCGGACAATTTCGCTTCATGCCATCAGACGCTGCGATCCTAAAGCAGCGCATGGATGATATACTGGCAATGCGGGCAAAAAAGCAGCCGCTGGATTTTCCTTCCTGCGGCAGTGTTTTCAAGCGCCCCCCGGGCTATTACGCGGGCGCCTTAATCGAAGAAGCGGGCTTAAAGGGTGAACGCATAGGCGGCGCCATGATCAGCCCCAAGCACGCTGGTTTTATTCTGAACACAGACGATGCCCGGGCCACGGATGTACTTGGCCTCATTCGCAAAATCGAAGAAAAGGTCTGGCAGCGGTTTGGCGTAAAACTTGAAAGAGAAGTCAAACTGATCGGTACGTTTGACGATTAA
- a CDS encoding tetratricopeptide repeat protein — protein MTMKSFLKKFSGKTPLAHEHEGDELFAADLWGKAKIEYERALQKMERSTAPDPDFKARLQQKISGAKEALARGHKRSADDMLDAGYYDDARELYLLARELTNDPALQTELEEKHQLLDFQMSKSIGDSLSEDVEAPFEDDDHRLEIEKPEFSQPDEEKDETFRALCGALPEEVQKAYLSYGPDFKKGYLALNRGDFSAAADYLSSALAENSTSGSFVPLELATAYLNLDKHSEAQQLLETLLQDQPQALPAYQLLCEIFWEQNEFKRAEALLRSVPQELTESVAVYLLKGETLSRAGDHPAAKTLYQTFLKTYGWDERIARELANTHEALNELANARNLYREMMAQCRSCHARIDPFIKERYADLCFDSGMHGSDILELYLALAQEVPAKAAYYYEKVSRIYTAQGNTTEAARFSAIAEKLSQR, from the coding sequence ATGACAATGAAGTCCTTTCTAAAAAAATTTTCCGGAAAAACACCCCTGGCGCACGAACACGAGGGTGATGAGCTGTTTGCCGCAGATCTTTGGGGCAAAGCCAAAATTGAATATGAACGCGCTTTGCAGAAAATGGAACGCAGTACAGCCCCGGACCCCGATTTTAAAGCCCGTTTACAGCAAAAAATAAGCGGCGCCAAAGAGGCCCTGGCACGCGGTCATAAACGCAGTGCAGACGATATGCTCGATGCCGGCTATTATGATGATGCACGAGAGCTCTATCTGCTGGCCAGGGAGCTGACCAATGATCCTGCGCTTCAAACTGAGCTGGAAGAAAAGCATCAATTGCTTGATTTTCAAATGAGCAAGTCGATTGGGGACTCGCTCAGCGAAGATGTCGAAGCACCTTTTGAAGACGATGACCATCGTTTGGAGATCGAAAAACCTGAATTTTCACAGCCAGACGAAGAGAAGGATGAAACCTTTAGAGCCTTGTGCGGCGCTTTGCCGGAAGAAGTTCAAAAAGCCTATCTGAGCTATGGCCCAGATTTTAAAAAAGGTTATCTGGCATTGAACCGGGGAGATTTTTCGGCAGCAGCAGATTACCTGAGCAGCGCCCTGGCGGAAAATTCGACTTCGGGCAGCTTTGTCCCCCTGGAGCTGGCAACTGCATATCTAAACCTGGACAAGCATTCGGAAGCGCAACAACTGCTTGAAACGCTATTGCAGGATCAACCCCAGGCGCTTCCCGCCTACCAGCTTTTATGTGAGATTTTTTGGGAACAGAACGAGTTTAAGCGTGCAGAAGCGCTGCTTCGTTCGGTGCCCCAAGAGCTGACCGAATCCGTGGCGGTGTATCTTTTAAAAGGAGAAACATTGTCTCGAGCTGGGGACCATCCTGCCGCCAAGACACTTTATCAAACATTTTTAAAAACTTATGGATGGGATGAACGTATTGCCCGGGAATTGGCCAATACCCATGAAGCGCTAAACGAGCTGGCCAATGCACGCAATTTATACCGGGAAATGATGGCACAGTGCCGAAGTTGTCATGCGCGAATCGATCCCTTCATCAAGGAACGCTACGCCGATCTTTGTTTTGATTCCGGCATGCACGGCAGTGATATCCTTGAGCTATATCTCGCCCTGGCACAGGAAGTGCCTGCTAAGGCAGCGTATTATTATGAGAAGGTCAGCCGCATTTATACCGCCCAGGGCAATACCACAGAGGCCGCACGATTTAGCGCAATCGCCGAAAAGCTGTCCCAAAGGTAA
- a CDS encoding DUF3179 domain-containing (seleno)protein, whose translation MGQAFSRVIEENGKTYIIDRHGERWDITQAVSIGFKPHRFEHGIGRNAFTPLDDSQFSEANQTARRNERVIGIAEGEHANAYAVSKLWRHEVANSHVGEKPIAAAYUPLVNLAAVYSRRIDGRAIELVPSGWTYDSTFVLYDRETGSLWYPDKKGLRGIQGVYYNRRLPMLDFEDTRWEKWQKKHPESKIMQ comes from the coding sequence ATGGGTCAGGCGTTTTCACGGGTTATCGAGGAAAATGGCAAAACTTACATCATCGACCGGCATGGTGAACGCTGGGATATCACCCAGGCCGTATCGATTGGTTTCAAGCCCCATCGATTTGAACATGGAATTGGGCGTAATGCATTTACCCCGCTTGATGATTCTCAGTTTAGCGAAGCGAATCAAACGGCCAGAAGAAATGAACGCGTTATTGGCATTGCCGAAGGCGAGCATGCCAACGCCTATGCGGTATCCAAACTCTGGCGGCACGAAGTCGCCAATAGCCATGTCGGAGAAAAACCCATAGCAGCGGCCTACTGACCGCTTGTCAATTTAGCGGCTGTGTACAGTCGCCGGATAGATGGGCGCGCCATCGAGCTGGTGCCATCGGGCTGGACTTACGACAGCACCTTTGTTTTATACGATCGAGAAACCGGCTCATTATGGTATCCAGATAAAAAAGGTTTGAGGGGCATCCAGGGGGTTTATTATAACCGGCGCTTGCCGATGCTGGACTTTGAAGATACACGCTGGGAGAAATGGCAGAAAAAGCACCCTGAATCTAAAATTATGCAATGA